In Actinomycetes bacterium, the genomic stretch CAAGGACGGCGGCGTCTCGCTCGACGACATCGCCGTGGTCAGCCATCAGCTGTCCGAGCGGCTGGACGAGAAGGACCCCCTGGGCGGCCAGGCGTACACCCTCGAGGTGACCTCGCCGGGCGTGGACCGCCCGCTCACGCTGCCCCGGCACTGGCGCCGGGCGACCGGCCGGCTGGTCCGCGCCGTGCTCACCGACGGGGGAGCGGTCACCGGCCGGGTGGTCGACGTGACCGAGGACGCCGTCTCGCTGGACGTCGACGGCCGGCCCCGCGAGCTGGCGCTGTCGACGGTGGCC encodes the following:
- the rimP gene encoding ribosome maturation factor RimP, with amino-acid sequence MGAAAAPDRVRAVVAPVVAAAGLDLEECEVTPAGRRRVLRVVVDKDGGVSLDDIAVVSHQLSERLDEKDPLGGQAYTLEVTSPGVDRPLTLPRHWRRATGRLVRAVLTDGGAVTGRVVDVTEDAVSLDVDGRPRELALSTVARASVEVEFRRLEAEPEDDLTEDTDEPGTEDA